In one window of Osmia lignaria lignaria isolate PbOS001 chromosome 11, iyOsmLign1, whole genome shotgun sequence DNA:
- the Scgalpha gene encoding sarcoglycan alpha isoform X4 — MKKEELKKRGRGCYKLTLLQHCTYERRAKQESAKRNERGRRKEISRSCRVAYEGTTKSMLSGVITLSLAVAAFASAESILMTEVFVIPIRPETFDWREDGRYDQFSYQPSLLNAPDLPSWIHYTYSKRDHHGFLYGVAPRNQKYFQLEIVGLNKHTYETRYKVLDMKVLEKENLTKYEVHLKIDNLNVEDMFNRNRTEQLLDIFRVVIRLGSSMPFSQELNELQEEVKPLWKLPFCPRDFKRTSVERLFREAGFALDWCSFRLVIRKEVEQEQQSLQHESARRGQSMNVVGLSASGISEHTEWRWARSTKASVPTRSYFNEIVTTIFVPTILLLVLAALLSTVLCLNHEKMNDPESEDYFNELFNVFLARNQVAREKREISSGEGVSNNNIQMVQYATIERGTLKSLSAQPSSPNDSLLRSPRISNERCNPYIRPNPPPYTGPPNLIGIRADF; from the exons atgaagaaagaagaattaaagaagAGAGGCAGAGGATGTTACAAGTTGACATTATTACAACATTGCACGTACGAAAGACGCGCCAAACAAGAGTCAGCGAAGCGaaacgaaagaggaagaaggaaggaaatAAGTAGGTCGTGTCGCGTCGCGTACGAAG GTACGACAAAGAGCATGCTCTCGGGCGTAATAACATTGTCGTTGGCGGTGGCGGCCTTCGCGAGCGCCGAGAGCATCCTAATGACCGAGGTGTTCGTCATTCCAATCAGGCCAGAGACTTTCGACTGGAGGGAAGACG GACGATACGATCAGTTTTCCTATCAGCCCTCGTTACTGAACGCGCCCGATCTTCCCTCATGGATTCATTACACGTACAGCAAGCGAGATCACCATGGCTTTCTGTACGGCGTCGCGCCAAGGAATCAGAAATACTTCCAG CTGGAGATCGTAGGCCTGAACAAACACACCTACGAAACCAGGTACAAGGTCCTGGACATGAAGGTGCTCGAAAAGGAGAACCTGACCAAGTACGAGGTCCATCTGAAGATCGATAATCTGAACGTGGAGGACATGTTCAACCGCAATAGAACCGAGCAACTTCTCGATATATTTAG GGTCGTTATAAGGCTAGGCAGTTCGATGCCATTTTCACAAGAATTGAACGAACTACAGGAAGAGGTGAAACCTCTATGGAAATTACCATTCTGTCCACGGGACTTCAAACGCACCAGTGTGGAGAGACTGTTCAGGGAAGCTGGATTTGCCTTGGACTGGTGTTCCTTTAGATTAGTAATTAGGAAGGAA GTCGAGCAAGAGCAACAAAGCTTGCAGCATGAGAGCGCAAGACGTGGACAGAGTATGAACGTGGTAGGTTTATCAGCCTCTGGAATTTCGGAGCACACGGAGTGGCGTTGGGCCAGGTCGACGAAGGCTAGCGTTCCCACGAGAAGCTACTTCAACGAAATCGTCACCACGATCTTTGTGCCCACTATACTTCTTCTCGTGTTGGCTGCTTTGCTCAGCACTGTGCTGTGCCTCAATCACGAGAAAAT GAACGATCCCGAATCCGAAGATTATTTCAACGAATTGTTTAACGTTTTTCTCGCCAGAAACCAAGTAGCCAG GGAAAAGAGAGAGATCTCGTCAGGGGAAGGAGTTAGCAACAACAACATACAAATGGTACAGTATGCTACCATCGAAAGGGGTACTTTGAAGTCACTCTCTGCTCAGCCTTCCAGTCCCAACGATTCTCTATTACGAAGTCCTAG GATATCCAATGAACGTTGTAATCCGTATATTCGACCAAATCCACCGCCATACACAGGACCACCTAATCT catTGGCATTCGAGCTGATTTCTGA
- the Scgalpha gene encoding sarcoglycan alpha isoform X1, whose product MKKEELKKRGRGCYKLTLLQHCTYERRAKQESAKRNERGRRKEISRSCRVAYEGTTKSMLSGVITLSLAVAAFASAESILMTEVFVIPIRPETFDWREDGRYDQFSYQPSLLNAPDLPSWIHYTYSKRDHHGFLYGVAPRNQKYFQLEIVGLNKHTYETRYKVLDMKVLEKENLTKYEVHLKIDNLNVEDMFNRNRTEQLLDIFRKKLWKDATDLYATFLASAVELGARLPLKPSEGEGVVIRLGSSMPFSQELNELQEEVKPLWKLPFCPRDFKRTSVERLFREAGFALDWCSFRLVIRKEVEQEQQSLQHESARRGQSMNVVGLSASGISEHTEWRWARSTKASVPTRSYFNEIVTTIFVPTILLLVLAALLSTVLCLNHEKMNDPESEDYFNELFNVFLARNQVAREKREISSGEGVSNNNIQMVQYATIERGTLKSLSAQPSSPNDSLLRSPRISNERCNPYIRPNPPPYTGPPNLIGIRADF is encoded by the exons atgaagaaagaagaattaaagaagAGAGGCAGAGGATGTTACAAGTTGACATTATTACAACATTGCACGTACGAAAGACGCGCCAAACAAGAGTCAGCGAAGCGaaacgaaagaggaagaaggaaggaaatAAGTAGGTCGTGTCGCGTCGCGTACGAAG GTACGACAAAGAGCATGCTCTCGGGCGTAATAACATTGTCGTTGGCGGTGGCGGCCTTCGCGAGCGCCGAGAGCATCCTAATGACCGAGGTGTTCGTCATTCCAATCAGGCCAGAGACTTTCGACTGGAGGGAAGACG GACGATACGATCAGTTTTCCTATCAGCCCTCGTTACTGAACGCGCCCGATCTTCCCTCATGGATTCATTACACGTACAGCAAGCGAGATCACCATGGCTTTCTGTACGGCGTCGCGCCAAGGAATCAGAAATACTTCCAG CTGGAGATCGTAGGCCTGAACAAACACACCTACGAAACCAGGTACAAGGTCCTGGACATGAAGGTGCTCGAAAAGGAGAACCTGACCAAGTACGAGGTCCATCTGAAGATCGATAATCTGAACGTGGAGGACATGTTCAACCGCAATAGAACCGAGCAACTTCTCGATATATTTAG AAAGAAATTATGGAAAGACGCGACGGATTTATACGCAACGTTCCTAGCATCAGCAGTCGAGCTGGGTGCTCGTCTGCCGTTGAAACCGAGCGAAGGCGAAGG GGTCGTTATAAGGCTAGGCAGTTCGATGCCATTTTCACAAGAATTGAACGAACTACAGGAAGAGGTGAAACCTCTATGGAAATTACCATTCTGTCCACGGGACTTCAAACGCACCAGTGTGGAGAGACTGTTCAGGGAAGCTGGATTTGCCTTGGACTGGTGTTCCTTTAGATTAGTAATTAGGAAGGAA GTCGAGCAAGAGCAACAAAGCTTGCAGCATGAGAGCGCAAGACGTGGACAGAGTATGAACGTGGTAGGTTTATCAGCCTCTGGAATTTCGGAGCACACGGAGTGGCGTTGGGCCAGGTCGACGAAGGCTAGCGTTCCCACGAGAAGCTACTTCAACGAAATCGTCACCACGATCTTTGTGCCCACTATACTTCTTCTCGTGTTGGCTGCTTTGCTCAGCACTGTGCTGTGCCTCAATCACGAGAAAAT GAACGATCCCGAATCCGAAGATTATTTCAACGAATTGTTTAACGTTTTTCTCGCCAGAAACCAAGTAGCCAG GGAAAAGAGAGAGATCTCGTCAGGGGAAGGAGTTAGCAACAACAACATACAAATGGTACAGTATGCTACCATCGAAAGGGGTACTTTGAAGTCACTCTCTGCTCAGCCTTCCAGTCCCAACGATTCTCTATTACGAAGTCCTAG GATATCCAATGAACGTTGTAATCCGTATATTCGACCAAATCCACCGCCATACACAGGACCACCTAATCT catTGGCATTCGAGCTGATTTCTGA
- the Scgalpha gene encoding sarcoglycan alpha isoform X2, whose translation MKKEELKKRGRGCYKLTLLQHCTYERRAKQESAKRNERGRRKEISTTKSMLSGVITLSLAVAAFASAESILMTEVFVIPIRPETFDWREDGRYDQFSYQPSLLNAPDLPSWIHYTYSKRDHHGFLYGVAPRNQKYFQLEIVGLNKHTYETRYKVLDMKVLEKENLTKYEVHLKIDNLNVEDMFNRNRTEQLLDIFRKKLWKDATDLYATFLASAVELGARLPLKPSEGEGVVIRLGSSMPFSQELNELQEEVKPLWKLPFCPRDFKRTSVERLFREAGFALDWCSFRLVIRKEVEQEQQSLQHESARRGQSMNVVGLSASGISEHTEWRWARSTKASVPTRSYFNEIVTTIFVPTILLLVLAALLSTVLCLNHEKMNDPESEDYFNELFNVFLARNQVAREKREISSGEGVSNNNIQMVQYATIERGTLKSLSAQPSSPNDSLLRSPRISNERCNPYIRPNPPPYTGPPNLIGIRADF comes from the exons atgaagaaagaagaattaaagaagAGAGGCAGAGGATGTTACAAGTTGACATTATTACAACATTGCACGTACGAAAGACGCGCCAAACAAGAGTCAGCGAAGCGaaacgaaagaggaagaaggaaggaaatAA GTACGACAAAGAGCATGCTCTCGGGCGTAATAACATTGTCGTTGGCGGTGGCGGCCTTCGCGAGCGCCGAGAGCATCCTAATGACCGAGGTGTTCGTCATTCCAATCAGGCCAGAGACTTTCGACTGGAGGGAAGACG GACGATACGATCAGTTTTCCTATCAGCCCTCGTTACTGAACGCGCCCGATCTTCCCTCATGGATTCATTACACGTACAGCAAGCGAGATCACCATGGCTTTCTGTACGGCGTCGCGCCAAGGAATCAGAAATACTTCCAG CTGGAGATCGTAGGCCTGAACAAACACACCTACGAAACCAGGTACAAGGTCCTGGACATGAAGGTGCTCGAAAAGGAGAACCTGACCAAGTACGAGGTCCATCTGAAGATCGATAATCTGAACGTGGAGGACATGTTCAACCGCAATAGAACCGAGCAACTTCTCGATATATTTAG AAAGAAATTATGGAAAGACGCGACGGATTTATACGCAACGTTCCTAGCATCAGCAGTCGAGCTGGGTGCTCGTCTGCCGTTGAAACCGAGCGAAGGCGAAGG GGTCGTTATAAGGCTAGGCAGTTCGATGCCATTTTCACAAGAATTGAACGAACTACAGGAAGAGGTGAAACCTCTATGGAAATTACCATTCTGTCCACGGGACTTCAAACGCACCAGTGTGGAGAGACTGTTCAGGGAAGCTGGATTTGCCTTGGACTGGTGTTCCTTTAGATTAGTAATTAGGAAGGAA GTCGAGCAAGAGCAACAAAGCTTGCAGCATGAGAGCGCAAGACGTGGACAGAGTATGAACGTGGTAGGTTTATCAGCCTCTGGAATTTCGGAGCACACGGAGTGGCGTTGGGCCAGGTCGACGAAGGCTAGCGTTCCCACGAGAAGCTACTTCAACGAAATCGTCACCACGATCTTTGTGCCCACTATACTTCTTCTCGTGTTGGCTGCTTTGCTCAGCACTGTGCTGTGCCTCAATCACGAGAAAAT GAACGATCCCGAATCCGAAGATTATTTCAACGAATTGTTTAACGTTTTTCTCGCCAGAAACCAAGTAGCCAG GGAAAAGAGAGAGATCTCGTCAGGGGAAGGAGTTAGCAACAACAACATACAAATGGTACAGTATGCTACCATCGAAAGGGGTACTTTGAAGTCACTCTCTGCTCAGCCTTCCAGTCCCAACGATTCTCTATTACGAAGTCCTAG GATATCCAATGAACGTTGTAATCCGTATATTCGACCAAATCCACCGCCATACACAGGACCACCTAATCT catTGGCATTCGAGCTGATTTCTGA
- the Scgalpha gene encoding sarcoglycan alpha isoform X3 gives MKKEELKKRGRGCYKLTLLQHCTYERRAKQESAKRNERGRRKEISRSCRVAYEGTTKSMLSGVITLSLAVAAFASAESILMTEVFVIPIRPETFDWREDGRYDQFSYQPSLLNAPDLPSWIHYTYSKRDHHGFLYGVAPRNQKYFQLEIVGLNKHTYETRYKVLDMKVLEKENLTKYEVHLKIDNLNVEDMFNRNRTEQLLDIFRKKLWKDATDLYATFLASAVELGARLPLKPSEGEGVVIRLGSSMPFSQELNELQEEVKPLWKLPFCPRDFKRTSVERLFREAGFALDWCSFRLVIRKEVEQEQQSLQHESARRGQSMNVVGLSASGISEHTEWRWARSTKASVPTRSYFNEIVTTIFVPTILLLVLAALLSTVLCLNHEKMEKREISSGEGVSNNNIQMVQYATIERGTLKSLSAQPSSPNDSLLRSPRISNERCNPYIRPNPPPYTGPPNLIGIRADF, from the exons atgaagaaagaagaattaaagaagAGAGGCAGAGGATGTTACAAGTTGACATTATTACAACATTGCACGTACGAAAGACGCGCCAAACAAGAGTCAGCGAAGCGaaacgaaagaggaagaaggaaggaaatAAGTAGGTCGTGTCGCGTCGCGTACGAAG GTACGACAAAGAGCATGCTCTCGGGCGTAATAACATTGTCGTTGGCGGTGGCGGCCTTCGCGAGCGCCGAGAGCATCCTAATGACCGAGGTGTTCGTCATTCCAATCAGGCCAGAGACTTTCGACTGGAGGGAAGACG GACGATACGATCAGTTTTCCTATCAGCCCTCGTTACTGAACGCGCCCGATCTTCCCTCATGGATTCATTACACGTACAGCAAGCGAGATCACCATGGCTTTCTGTACGGCGTCGCGCCAAGGAATCAGAAATACTTCCAG CTGGAGATCGTAGGCCTGAACAAACACACCTACGAAACCAGGTACAAGGTCCTGGACATGAAGGTGCTCGAAAAGGAGAACCTGACCAAGTACGAGGTCCATCTGAAGATCGATAATCTGAACGTGGAGGACATGTTCAACCGCAATAGAACCGAGCAACTTCTCGATATATTTAG AAAGAAATTATGGAAAGACGCGACGGATTTATACGCAACGTTCCTAGCATCAGCAGTCGAGCTGGGTGCTCGTCTGCCGTTGAAACCGAGCGAAGGCGAAGG GGTCGTTATAAGGCTAGGCAGTTCGATGCCATTTTCACAAGAATTGAACGAACTACAGGAAGAGGTGAAACCTCTATGGAAATTACCATTCTGTCCACGGGACTTCAAACGCACCAGTGTGGAGAGACTGTTCAGGGAAGCTGGATTTGCCTTGGACTGGTGTTCCTTTAGATTAGTAATTAGGAAGGAA GTCGAGCAAGAGCAACAAAGCTTGCAGCATGAGAGCGCAAGACGTGGACAGAGTATGAACGTGGTAGGTTTATCAGCCTCTGGAATTTCGGAGCACACGGAGTGGCGTTGGGCCAGGTCGACGAAGGCTAGCGTTCCCACGAGAAGCTACTTCAACGAAATCGTCACCACGATCTTTGTGCCCACTATACTTCTTCTCGTGTTGGCTGCTTTGCTCAGCACTGTGCTGTGCCTCAATCACGAGAAAAT GGAAAAGAGAGAGATCTCGTCAGGGGAAGGAGTTAGCAACAACAACATACAAATGGTACAGTATGCTACCATCGAAAGGGGTACTTTGAAGTCACTCTCTGCTCAGCCTTCCAGTCCCAACGATTCTCTATTACGAAGTCCTAG GATATCCAATGAACGTTGTAATCCGTATATTCGACCAAATCCACCGCCATACACAGGACCACCTAATCT catTGGCATTCGAGCTGATTTCTGA
- the Scgalpha gene encoding sarcoglycan alpha isoform X5 has product MLSGVITLSLAVAAFASAESILMTEVFVIPIRPETFDWREDGRYDQFSYQPSLLNAPDLPSWIHYTYSKRDHHGFLYGVAPRNQKYFQLEIVGLNKHTYETRYKVLDMKVLEKENLTKYEVHLKIDNLNVEDMFNRNRTEQLLDIFRKKLWKDATDLYATFLASAVELGARLPLKPSEGEGVVIRLGSSMPFSQELNELQEEVKPLWKLPFCPRDFKRTSVERLFREAGFALDWCSFRLVIRKEVEQEQQSLQHESARRGQSMNVVGLSASGISEHTEWRWARSTKASVPTRSYFNEIVTTIFVPTILLLVLAALLSTVLCLNHEKMNDPESEDYFNELFNVFLARNQVAREKREISSGEGVSNNNIQMVQYATIERGTLKSLSAQPSSPNDSLLRSPRISNERCNPYIRPNPPPYTGPPNLIGIRADF; this is encoded by the exons ATGCTCTCGGGCGTAATAACATTGTCGTTGGCGGTGGCGGCCTTCGCGAGCGCCGAGAGCATCCTAATGACCGAGGTGTTCGTCATTCCAATCAGGCCAGAGACTTTCGACTGGAGGGAAGACG GACGATACGATCAGTTTTCCTATCAGCCCTCGTTACTGAACGCGCCCGATCTTCCCTCATGGATTCATTACACGTACAGCAAGCGAGATCACCATGGCTTTCTGTACGGCGTCGCGCCAAGGAATCAGAAATACTTCCAG CTGGAGATCGTAGGCCTGAACAAACACACCTACGAAACCAGGTACAAGGTCCTGGACATGAAGGTGCTCGAAAAGGAGAACCTGACCAAGTACGAGGTCCATCTGAAGATCGATAATCTGAACGTGGAGGACATGTTCAACCGCAATAGAACCGAGCAACTTCTCGATATATTTAG AAAGAAATTATGGAAAGACGCGACGGATTTATACGCAACGTTCCTAGCATCAGCAGTCGAGCTGGGTGCTCGTCTGCCGTTGAAACCGAGCGAAGGCGAAGG GGTCGTTATAAGGCTAGGCAGTTCGATGCCATTTTCACAAGAATTGAACGAACTACAGGAAGAGGTGAAACCTCTATGGAAATTACCATTCTGTCCACGGGACTTCAAACGCACCAGTGTGGAGAGACTGTTCAGGGAAGCTGGATTTGCCTTGGACTGGTGTTCCTTTAGATTAGTAATTAGGAAGGAA GTCGAGCAAGAGCAACAAAGCTTGCAGCATGAGAGCGCAAGACGTGGACAGAGTATGAACGTGGTAGGTTTATCAGCCTCTGGAATTTCGGAGCACACGGAGTGGCGTTGGGCCAGGTCGACGAAGGCTAGCGTTCCCACGAGAAGCTACTTCAACGAAATCGTCACCACGATCTTTGTGCCCACTATACTTCTTCTCGTGTTGGCTGCTTTGCTCAGCACTGTGCTGTGCCTCAATCACGAGAAAAT GAACGATCCCGAATCCGAAGATTATTTCAACGAATTGTTTAACGTTTTTCTCGCCAGAAACCAAGTAGCCAG GGAAAAGAGAGAGATCTCGTCAGGGGAAGGAGTTAGCAACAACAACATACAAATGGTACAGTATGCTACCATCGAAAGGGGTACTTTGAAGTCACTCTCTGCTCAGCCTTCCAGTCCCAACGATTCTCTATTACGAAGTCCTAG GATATCCAATGAACGTTGTAATCCGTATATTCGACCAAATCCACCGCCATACACAGGACCACCTAATCT catTGGCATTCGAGCTGATTTCTGA